One part of the Sander vitreus isolate 19-12246 chromosome 10, sanVit1, whole genome shotgun sequence genome encodes these proteins:
- the gabrp gene encoding gamma-aminobutyric acid receptor subunit pi, with product MSVQLQTLLLLTLCLSVTHGNSWGEWNDSQLQPTIQKLMKGYNRYLRPNFNEGPVEIGMSLDIASIDAISEINMDYTATIFLRQRWRDSRLVFPGNESVSVDGRLVSLLWIPDTFIPDSKRSFLHDVTVENRLIRIFSNGTVLYALRITATIACNMDLTKYPMDRQVCTLQLESWGYNLQDVVFYWTRGNDSVKGLDILRLAQYSVESYYTSVSEAVYETGQYPKLVLHFALRRNVLFFILETYVPSILLVVLSWVSFWISQSSVPARVCIGVTTVLTMTTLMMGARTSLPNANCFIKAIDVYLGICFTFIFGALVEYACAHFYNMQNQTTEDVYRDLLREFNESNGNGSIPIVSSNQPNQSVEIGSTAEELTEQSANSATRNNVVSKEKVSGQGCSLSSVKDVSRRAASAFTVENPHNIDRRARTVFPTAFLFVNILYWLYYLFL from the exons ATGTCTGTGCAGCTGCAAACACTACTGCTACTGACGCTCTGCCTGAGCGTCACACATGG CAACAGCTGGGGAGAATGGAACGACTCTCAACTTCAGCCGACGATTCAGAAGTTGATGAAAGGATACAACCGCTACCTCAGACCTAATTTCAATG AGGGCCCTGTGGAAATTGGGATGAGCCTTGACATCGCCAGCATTGATGCCATCTCTGAAATCAACATG GACTACACTGCAACCATCTTCCTTCGTCAGCGCTGGCGAGACTCCAGGCTGGTGTTCCCGGGAAATGAGAGCGTCAGCGTGGATGGACGCCTCGTGTCCCTGCTCTGGATCCCTGACACCTTCATCCCTGACTCCAAGCGCTCCTTCCTGCATGACGTCACAGTGGAAAACCGTCTCATACGCATATTCAGCAACGGAACTGTTCTCTATGCCCTACG CATCACGGCTACAATTGCCTGCAACATGGACCTGACCAAGTACCCCATGGACAGACAGGTGTGCACCCTGCAGCTGGAGAGCT ggGGCTACAACCTGCAGGATGTGGTGTTCTACTGGACCAGAGGGAATGATTCAGTCAAGGGTCTTGACATCCTGCGGCTGGCTCAGTACAGCGTAGAGAGCTACTATACATCAGTGTCAGAGGCTGTGTATGAGACAG GACAATACCCCAAGCTGGTGTTGCATTTCGCACTGCGTAGAAACGTGCTGTTCTTTATTTTGGAGACGTATGTTCCCTCCATCCTGCTGGTGGTTCTCTCCTGGGTCTCTTTTTGGATCAGCCAGTCCTCTGTCCCAGCTAGGGTTTGTATTG GAGTAACAACAGTCCTGACAATGACCACACTGATGATGGGCGCCCGCACTTCCCTGCCCAATGCCAACTGCTTCATCAAAGCCATAGATGTTTACCTGGGAATCTGCTTCACCTTCATCTTCGGTGCACTGGTGGAGTACGCCTGTGCTCACTTCTATAACATGCAGAACCAGACTACTGAGGATGTATACAGG gATCTTCTGAGGGAGTTCAATGAATCCAATGGAAACGGCTCCATCCCCATCGTCAGCTCCAACCAACCAAACCAGTCTGTTGAGATCGGCTCCACTGCAGAGGAACTCACGGAGCAGTCAGCGAACAGTGCCACTAGGAACAATGTCGTATCTAAAGAGAAGGTGTCAGGACAGGGCTGCAGCTTGTCTTCAGTGAAGGACGTGTCACGTAGAGCAGCATCCGCCTTCACTGTGGAAAATCCGCACAACATCGATCGCCGTGCTCGCACTGTTTTCCCCACAGCGTTTCTCTTTGTCAATATCCTCTACTGGCTTTACTATCTCTTTCTCTGA